The genomic stretch CCGCGCGACGAAGCGGACGCGGTGCTGGGCAGCCAGCACGTCCCGCTCGCGGTGTCGCAGAAGATGTCCGTCGTGCTCGATGAGGGCCGACTGCGGGGCTGCTACCCCGAATACGTCCAGATGCAGCTCGACCAGAATGTCCAACTGCTCATCGACTACATCGGTGGCTGCGAGCGCATCCACAAGACGCCCATTCCGTTCGCCTACATGATGCACCTGCGGCGAGCGCTGCTCGTCTACTGCTACACGCTGCCGTTCGCGCTGGTGGATTCGTTCGGCTGGATAACGGTGCCGGCCACGTTCGTCGTCGCCTACGTCTTCTTCGGCATCGAGGAGATTGGCGTGGAGATCGAGGACCCGTTCGGCCACGACGACAACGACCTGCCGCTGGAGCGGATCTGCGAGACGATCCGCGGCAACCTCAAGGCGCTGATGCCCGGGAGCGCCGAGGCCATCCACGCCCCGGTCTCCGCGGTCGCCATCCCCGGCGGTGGTCAGGACGCGTAGCGGTCCTCGGCCAGCTCGCGCGTGTCGTCCGCGGCGTGCGGCGCGGGCTCCAGAACGGGGACTCGGCCGGTGAGGATGCGCAGCAGCCGGTCAGGGTCCACGGGCTTGGGCAGGAAGGCCTCCGCCCCCGCGTCCAGGGCCCGCTGCCGGACATGCGGCCGGTTGAGGCCACTCATCACCAGCACGCGGGTGTTCCGGGTGAGGGGATGCTGCTTCAGGCCCTCGGCCAGCCGCAGGCCATCCACCCAGTGCAGCACCACGTCCAGGAGGATGGCCGTGGGCGGCCGCCGGGCCACCGCGCAGAAGAGGGCCAGCTCGTCGGCGAAAGACACCACCTTCGCCCCGGTGCTCTCCA from Myxococcus xanthus encodes the following:
- a CDS encoding bestrophin family protein translates to MIDYDPHRWWSYFHYLRGSMVREIVARVLVCVLWAAGVTAVHHHIKPLDIPATVHTLAGISLSLLLVFRTNASYDRFWEGRKLWGGIVNETRNLARASGVFMRRDAALYGTLLRWIIAFPYAAASSLRGERDLGPVASELPRDEADAVLGSQHVPLAVSQKMSVVLDEGRLRGCYPEYVQMQLDQNVQLLIDYIGGCERIHKTPIPFAYMMHLRRALLVYCYTLPFALVDSFGWITVPATFVVAYVFFGIEEIGVEIEDPFGHDDNDLPLERICETIRGNLKALMPGSAEAIHAPVSAVAIPGGGQDA